In the genome of Nocardioides marmoribigeumensis, one region contains:
- a CDS encoding L,D-transpeptidase: protein MSCKPISDRRRLRAAAVVGLSVLTVGSLSACNAELDGDQALGNPFSDESSATPQVPQVQVQANVRPRKPVHVDHLVKVTATQGTLDKVVVRSANGKTRVPGTLAQDGTSWQASGLLEPGMTYRIQATAQDEDGLSKQFARTFKTDDLSLDEQTYPSLVPADGDTVGVAMPVILRFDVPVEHKAAFERHLSVRTTPAQPGSWHWMSDTEVHWRPRHYWKPGTKVDVTAAINSVDAGNGVYGQEDRTSSFTIGDALRMKINLASHQMKVTRNGELLRTIPITGGKPGFTTRSGTKVIIEKFTSKRMDAATTGINPDNPEYYNLSDVKFAQRVTYSGEFLHAAPWSVGSQGYANVSHGCVGMSTSNAEWLFGQTKVGDPVEVTGSDRPMDLTNGYGDWNATWQDYRQGSALH from the coding sequence ATGTCCTGCAAGCCCATCTCCGACCGGCGACGGCTCCGCGCTGCCGCCGTCGTGGGCCTGAGCGTGCTGACCGTCGGGTCCCTGAGCGCGTGCAACGCCGAGCTCGACGGCGACCAGGCCCTCGGCAACCCGTTCTCCGACGAGTCCAGCGCGACGCCCCAGGTGCCCCAGGTCCAGGTCCAGGCCAACGTCAGGCCCCGCAAGCCGGTGCACGTCGACCACCTCGTGAAGGTCACCGCCACCCAGGGCACGCTCGACAAGGTCGTGGTGCGCAGCGCCAACGGCAAGACCCGAGTGCCCGGCACGCTCGCCCAGGACGGCACGAGCTGGCAGGCCTCGGGTCTGCTCGAGCCCGGCATGACCTACCGCATCCAGGCGACCGCCCAGGACGAGGACGGCCTGAGCAAGCAGTTCGCCCGCACGTTCAAGACCGACGACCTGTCGCTGGACGAGCAGACCTACCCGTCCCTGGTGCCGGCTGACGGCGACACGGTCGGGGTGGCGATGCCGGTCATCCTGCGCTTCGACGTCCCGGTCGAGCACAAGGCGGCCTTCGAGCGTCACCTGTCGGTGCGGACGACCCCCGCCCAGCCGGGCTCGTGGCACTGGATGTCCGACACCGAGGTCCACTGGCGCCCGCGGCACTACTGGAAGCCCGGCACCAAGGTCGACGTCACGGCGGCGATCAACAGCGTCGACGCCGGCAACGGCGTCTACGGCCAGGAGGACCGCACCAGCTCGTTCACGATCGGTGACGCGCTGCGGATGAAGATCAACCTCGCCTCGCACCAGATGAAGGTCACGCGCAACGGCGAGCTGCTGCGGACGATCCCGATCACCGGCGGCAAGCCGGGCTTCACCACCCGGTCGGGCACCAAGGTGATCATCGAGAAGTTCACCAGCAAGCGCATGGACGCGGCGACGACCGGGATCAACCCGGACAACCCGGAGTACTACAACCTGAGCGACGTGAAGTTCGCCCAGCGCGTCACCTACTCCGGTGAGTTCCTGCACGCGGCGCCGTGGTCGGTGGGCTCGCAGGGCTACGCCAACGTCTCCCACGGCTGCGTCGGCATGAGCACCTCCAACGCCGAGTGGCTGTTCGGCCAGACCAAGGTCGGCGACCCGGTCGAGGTCACCGGCAGCGACCGCCCGATGGACCTGACCAACGGCTACGGCGACTGGAACGCGACGTGGCAGGACTACCGCCAGGGCAGCGCGCTCCACTGA
- a CDS encoding cytochrome c oxidase subunit 4, with translation MKVEAWIFGACTIFFVFVAPLYWFMSGDPTGTTALVMTSLLTLLITFYLGFHARRMSQLGTPRPEDRKDAEIADGAGELGFFPPYSWWPLWCGATLGVIVFGVAMQAWWLFVIGIVIGAAALSGWVFEYYRGVHAH, from the coding sequence ATGAAGGTCGAAGCCTGGATCTTCGGCGCCTGCACGATCTTCTTCGTGTTCGTCGCGCCCCTCTATTGGTTCATGTCCGGTGACCCGACCGGCACCACCGCGTTGGTGATGACGTCGCTGCTGACCCTGCTGATCACGTTCTACCTGGGCTTCCACGCCCGCCGGATGAGCCAGCTGGGCACCCCGCGCCCCGAGGACCGCAAGGACGCCGAGATCGCCGACGGCGCCGGCGAGCTGGGCTTCTTCCCGCCCTACTCCTGGTGGCCGCTGTGGTGCGGCGCGACGCTCGGCGTGATCGTCTTCGGCGTGGCCATGCAGGCGTGGTGGCTGTTCGTCATCGGCATCGTGATCGGCGCGGCCGCCCTGAGCGGCTGGGTCTTCGAGTACTACCGCGGCGTGCACGCTCACTGA